A single window of Rubripirellula lacrimiformis DNA harbors:
- a CDS encoding alpha-E domain-containing protein has translation MLSRVAESIYWMSRQMERAENLARFLEVTLNLTLDQPENLIDPWGPLVEVTGDTPAFVEKYGVPTQQSVVNFLAFDPDYHSSMLTCLRAARENAKSVRETLSSEAFEQINEFYHFVSDASASQITDPTAAFFDNVRQYSLLWSGILDSTMSHDMAWHFANVGRLLERADKTSRILDVKYFNLLPNVSDVGTALDDLQWSALLLAISGFEAYRREHHLVNIEKVVSFFLFHRTFPRSVRSCVAGAHWSLSEIEQMSNSDEPGQAIAQIEAIRHRLSEADVKEVITRGVHQFVDLVQIELNQIGESLNYDYFNAPRPV, from the coding sequence ATGCTTTCCCGCGTTGCCGAATCGATTTACTGGATGAGTCGCCAAATGGAGCGAGCCGAAAATTTGGCTCGTTTTCTCGAGGTGACGTTGAATCTGACATTGGACCAACCAGAGAACCTGATTGATCCCTGGGGACCCTTGGTCGAAGTCACCGGGGATACGCCCGCGTTTGTGGAAAAGTATGGCGTTCCGACACAGCAAAGTGTCGTCAACTTTTTGGCTTTCGACCCGGACTATCACTCGTCGATGCTGACCTGTTTGCGGGCCGCCCGCGAGAACGCCAAGAGCGTCCGCGAAACGCTGTCCAGTGAAGCGTTCGAACAGATTAACGAATTCTATCACTTCGTGTCCGACGCCAGCGCGTCGCAAATCACCGATCCAACCGCTGCCTTCTTTGATAACGTTCGCCAGTATTCGTTGCTGTGGTCCGGAATTCTGGATAGCACGATGTCGCATGACATGGCATGGCACTTCGCCAATGTCGGACGACTTTTAGAACGCGCCGACAAGACATCGCGGATCTTGGACGTCAAGTATTTCAATCTGCTGCCCAACGTTTCCGACGTGGGTACCGCGCTCGACGATTTGCAGTGGTCGGCGCTGCTGCTAGCGATCAGTGGGTTCGAGGCGTATCGTCGCGAACACCACCTGGTGAACATCGAAAAAGTCGTGTCGTTCTTTTTGTTCCACCGAACGTTCCCACGATCCGTCCGATCCTGTGTGGCTGGTGCCCATTGGTCGCTGTCGGAAATTGAACAAATGTCGAACTCCGATGAACCGGGGCAAGCGATCGCACAGATCGAAGCCATCCGGCATCGCCTCAGTGAGGCCGACGTCAAAGAGGTTATCACGAGAGGTGTTCACCAGTTTGTTGATTTGGTGCAAATCGAATTGAACCAGATCGGCGAGTCTCTTAATTACGACTATTTCAACGCACCTAGGCCAGTATGA
- a CDS encoding RNA recognition motif domain-containing protein: MGRKLYCGNLSFNVSSADLEELFAQFGTVDSAQVITDRDTGRSKGFGFVEMGTDEEAQAAINGLHEQEHDGRSLTVNEARPREDRGGRGGGGGGGGYGGGGGGGRGGYGGGGGGGGGSRGGYGGGGGGGGRGGDRY, encoded by the coding sequence TTGGGAAGGAAATTGTATTGCGGCAACTTGAGCTTTAATGTCTCGAGTGCCGACCTCGAAGAGTTGTTTGCTCAGTTCGGGACAGTCGATAGTGCTCAGGTCATCACAGATCGCGACACGGGTCGAAGTAAAGGTTTTGGTTTTGTTGAAATGGGCACCGACGAGGAAGCCCAAGCAGCCATCAATGGCCTGCACGAACAAGAACATGATGGCCGTTCATTGACCGTCAATGAAGCTCGTCCACGCGAAGATCGCGGCGGACGCGGCGGTGGCGGTGGTGGCGGCGGCTACGGTGGCGGTGGCGGCGGTGGTCGCGGCGGCTACGGTGGTGGTGGCGGCGGCGGCGGCGGAAGTCGTGGCGGCTACGGTGGTGGTGGCGGCGGCGGCGGACGCGGTGGCGATCGCTACTAA
- a CDS encoding transglutaminase family protein, giving the protein MTIRVALHHETRYQYERPIVVGPQLVRLKPAYHGRTKIEAYDVRVEPEDHFCNWQQDPFANPIARYVFEKPTDHLAVTVDLIADMTVINPFDFFVEDDADCWPFEYAAEVRQQLSPYLVKSELTPKLADWVAGMPKQADRIIDLLVEVNRRAQNRINYRIRLEPGMQSPEETLTLESGSCRDSAWMLVETLRQMGLAARFVSGYLIQLVADEPPIPEADGAVAPSGPTEDFCDLHAWTEVYLPGAGWVGLDPTSGLFAGEGHIPLASTPSYTGAAPISGGHEPCEVTFHHEMSVTRVYETPRVTKPYSDDQWSKIMSVGDDVDKILVDSDVRLTVGGEPTFVSIDNMDDPQWNSEAVGEEKRVLSNVLLLKLRNQWAPGSMLHYGQGKWYPGESLPRWALTCMWRRDGELIWNDPKYIADEGTDYGHTPDDAKRFVSHLAAELNISAKMTVPVYEDLFHYLWREDRLPVDVDPTDPKLDDPNERAMMMRTFDQGLSSPVGYVLPVRRAWWQAKAGWVSGRLPVRSDKLYLIPGDSPIGLRLPLAALPTSYSADAPFYTAPADPFAPKGPLGSLPRGNEAAVRHSESSRAANEFGGQINEQELDEEVADELPTSDDVVGTALCVECRFGRLHIFMPPTQRLEDYLDLVAAVESTCVKLDIPVVLEGYLPPPDDRVDYFKVTPDPGVIEVNTNPTSSWTALVDQTESLYHEARMSRLGAEKFDIDGRHTGTGGGSHVVLGGATPSESPFVRRPDLLASIIRFWHNHPSLSFMFSSRFIGPTSQAPRMDESRRDAVYEMEIAMAQLDKIGDHQPPWLVDRLFRDLLTDLTGNTHRAEICVDKLYSPDSSTGRLGLVEFRGFEMPPNARMNLAQQLLIRAAVAVFWNKPYRAPLADWGTSLYDRYMLPHFIWQDLCNLIGELQREGIEISSEWFAPHHEFRFQKIGEVSYKDVRLQLRNAIEPWYVMGEEPAAGGTARYVDSSLERMEVLVDGFDSKRMAVLCNGVQIPMHATGVQSQSVAGIKYRAWQPPRCLHPTIGIHTPLQFDIVERITGRSIGGCRYHAVHPGGLSHASFPINANEAESRRASRFQAGTMTGGVIDVPEAAIMPGSTEYAVTLDMRRT; this is encoded by the coding sequence ATGACTATTCGCGTCGCGCTCCATCACGAGACCCGGTATCAGTACGAGAGACCGATTGTTGTCGGCCCACAACTGGTTCGTTTGAAGCCAGCCTATCACGGCCGAACCAAGATCGAAGCCTACGATGTTCGGGTCGAACCGGAAGATCACTTCTGCAATTGGCAACAGGACCCGTTCGCCAATCCCATCGCCCGGTATGTCTTTGAAAAGCCCACGGACCACTTGGCCGTGACGGTGGATTTGATCGCCGATATGACGGTCATCAATCCGTTCGACTTTTTTGTCGAAGACGACGCGGATTGTTGGCCCTTTGAATATGCAGCCGAAGTTCGGCAACAGTTGTCGCCGTATTTGGTGAAGTCGGAACTGACACCCAAGTTGGCTGACTGGGTAGCGGGCATGCCCAAGCAGGCGGACCGAATCATCGATCTGTTGGTCGAGGTCAACCGGCGTGCGCAGAACCGGATCAACTACCGCATTCGTTTAGAACCGGGCATGCAGTCGCCCGAGGAAACGCTGACGTTGGAAAGCGGTTCGTGCCGCGATTCGGCTTGGATGTTGGTCGAAACACTACGGCAAATGGGGCTAGCCGCTCGGTTTGTGTCTGGCTATCTGATCCAATTGGTTGCCGACGAGCCGCCGATTCCCGAAGCCGATGGCGCCGTCGCACCCTCGGGACCAACGGAAGATTTTTGCGATCTGCACGCTTGGACCGAAGTCTATTTGCCAGGTGCCGGTTGGGTCGGGCTAGACCCCACCAGCGGTTTGTTTGCCGGCGAAGGACACATCCCGTTGGCGTCCACGCCGTCGTACACCGGCGCGGCTCCGATTTCCGGTGGCCACGAGCCCTGCGAAGTTACCTTTCATCACGAAATGTCGGTGACGCGGGTCTACGAAACACCGCGTGTGACGAAACCGTACAGCGACGATCAATGGTCAAAGATCATGAGCGTCGGCGACGACGTCGATAAGATTCTGGTCGATAGCGACGTCCGGCTGACCGTCGGTGGCGAACCCACCTTCGTGTCGATCGACAACATGGACGACCCACAATGGAACAGCGAAGCGGTTGGCGAAGAAAAGCGTGTGCTTAGCAACGTGCTGTTGCTGAAACTTCGCAACCAATGGGCGCCCGGGTCGATGCTGCACTATGGCCAGGGCAAATGGTACCCCGGCGAATCGTTGCCGCGATGGGCGTTGACCTGCATGTGGCGTCGCGATGGCGAACTGATTTGGAACGATCCAAAGTACATCGCCGACGAAGGCACCGATTACGGGCACACGCCGGATGACGCGAAGCGATTCGTCAGTCACCTGGCAGCCGAACTGAACATCAGCGCCAAAATGACGGTCCCGGTATACGAGGATCTGTTCCACTATCTATGGCGCGAAGATCGATTGCCCGTCGATGTCGACCCGACGGACCCCAAGCTGGATGATCCCAACGAACGTGCGATGATGATGCGTACCTTCGATCAAGGGCTAAGCAGTCCGGTTGGATACGTGTTGCCGGTTCGTCGCGCTTGGTGGCAGGCCAAGGCCGGTTGGGTTAGCGGACGTCTTCCCGTTCGCAGTGACAAACTGTATTTGATTCCCGGCGATTCGCCGATTGGTTTGCGATTGCCGTTGGCCGCGTTGCCAACGTCCTATTCGGCTGATGCACCTTTCTACACAGCACCGGCCGACCCGTTTGCCCCCAAGGGGCCGTTGGGATCGCTGCCGCGTGGCAACGAAGCTGCCGTACGGCATAGTGAATCGAGTCGCGCCGCCAACGAATTTGGTGGCCAGATCAATGAACAGGAATTGGACGAAGAAGTCGCTGACGAACTGCCCACCAGCGACGATGTCGTCGGCACCGCGTTGTGTGTGGAATGTCGATTCGGACGTTTGCATATCTTCATGCCTCCGACTCAGCGTCTGGAAGACTACTTGGATCTGGTTGCTGCGGTCGAATCGACTTGTGTCAAACTGGATATCCCGGTTGTGCTGGAAGGCTATCTGCCACCGCCGGATGATCGCGTGGACTACTTCAAGGTCACTCCTGACCCAGGTGTGATCGAGGTCAACACGAATCCGACGTCAAGTTGGACCGCGCTGGTTGATCAAACCGAATCGCTGTACCACGAAGCGCGTATGAGTCGCTTGGGTGCCGAGAAATTCGATATCGACGGCCGACACACCGGCACCGGCGGCGGAAGCCACGTTGTCCTTGGTGGGGCCACGCCATCGGAAAGCCCGTTTGTTCGCCGGCCGGATCTGTTGGCCAGTATCATTCGGTTCTGGCACAACCACCCATCGCTGTCCTTCATGTTCAGCAGTCGGTTCATTGGACCCACCAGCCAAGCGCCACGAATGGACGAATCGCGTCGCGATGCGGTCTACGAGATGGAAATCGCGATGGCCCAGCTGGATAAGATTGGCGACCATCAACCACCATGGCTGGTCGATCGACTGTTCCGCGACCTGCTGACCGACTTGACTGGCAATACGCACCGCGCGGAAATCTGTGTCGACAAGCTCTATTCGCCCGATTCGTCGACAGGTCGATTGGGATTGGTCGAGTTTCGTGGATTCGAGATGCCACCGAACGCCCGGATGAACCTGGCCCAACAGTTGTTGATTCGCGCTGCCGTGGCTGTGTTCTGGAACAAACCGTATCGGGCACCCTTGGCAGATTGGGGCACGTCGTTGTACGACCGTTACATGTTGCCGCATTTCATCTGGCAAGATCTGTGCAATTTGATTGGCGAACTGCAACGCGAAGGAATCGAGATTTCATCGGAATGGTTCGCACCGCATCACGAATTCAGGTTCCAAAAGATTGGCGAGGTCTCGTACAAGGATGTGCGTTTGCAGCTTCGCAATGCGATCGAGCCTTGGTATGTGATGGGGGAAGAACCGGCAGCCGGCGGCACGGCCCGATACGTCGACTCGTCCTTGGAACGAATGGAAGTCTTGGTCGACGGATTCGATTCGAAGCGGATGGCGGTGCTTTGCAACGGCGTTCAGATCCCCATGCACGCGACCGGTGTGCAATCGCAATCCGTGGCTGGGATCAAGTATCGCGCTTGGCAACCGCCCCGCTGTTTGCACCCGACGATCGGGATCCATACTCCGCTGCAGTTTGACATTGTCGAACGAATCACAGGTCGATCGATCGGTGGTTGTCGGTATCACGCCGTTCACCCGGGCGGTCTGTCACACGCATCGTTCCCGATCAACGCCAACGAAGCAGAGTCGCGACGTGCGTCTCGCTTCCAAGCGGGTACCATGACCGGCGGCGTCATCGACGTCCCAGAGGCAGCCATCATGCCCGGATCGACCGAGTACGCCGTCACCTTGGACATGCGTCGAACGTAG